In the genome of Devosia rhizoryzae, the window CAGCAGGGGCGGCTTGGCGCGATAGCCGCCCTGGGCCTCGACCAGCGTCTCGAGCTGCGCGCGGCGCATCGCGGCGTTGGTCATTGCTCGCTCAGCAACTTCTTGACCGCGTCCACAAGCTCACTGCGCTTGATCTCGAACTGACCGGGACGAGCAGCCTTCCATTCGGCGTTGTCGGTTATGGCTTGCGCCGCAAGCTTGCCGGCGATGAGATCCTTGACCTGCAGCACGCCCTGTTCGCGCTCCTGCGATCCTTCGATAATGGCGATCGGCGAGTTGCGCTTGTCGGCGTAAGCGACCTGCTTGCCGAAGTTCTTGGTGTTACCCAGAAACATTTCGGCCCGGATGCCGGCACTGCGGAGTTCGGAGACCATGGCCTGGTAGCCGGCCATCTGCTCCTTGTCCATGACGAGGACTACGACCGGGCCAAGGGGCTCGGTGGCACCGAGATTGCCGGTGAGTTTAAGGGCGTTGGCAAGGCGCGAAACGCCGATGGAAAAACCGGTAGCGGGCACCGGTTCGCGGCGGAAGCGGGAGACGAGGCCGTCATAGCGGCCACCGCCACCGACGGAGCCGAAGACGACGTCCTGGCCCTTTTCGTTCTGGACCTTGAAGGTGAGTTCGATTTCGAAGACCGGGCCGGTGTAATATTCGAGGCCGCGGACGACGGAGGGGTCGAGAATGACGCGACCGCCAAAGCCTGCGGCGCTGACGAGACCGAAGATGGAGGCGAGTTCCTGGACGCCCTGGAGGCCGGTCTCGGAGCCACCGATCAGGCCAGCCAGCGTATTGATGGTCGCGACAACATGAGCATTGCTGCCCTTTTCGATGCCGTCGGCGGGAAGGCCGCTATCGACATAGGCGAGGATCGGCTCGATCTGCTCCGGCGGTAGACCGGCGCCCTTGGTGAAGTCGCCGCTTTCGTCCTTGCGGCCGGCGCCGAGCAGCAGGCGAACGCCCTCGGGACCAAACTTGTCGAGCTTGTCGATGGCGCGAAGGACGGTGAGCTTCTGCTCGTCAGTGCTGACACCCGCGGTCGCAAGAACACCGTCGAGCACCTTGCGGTTGTTGACGCGGACGACGTACTGGCCCTCCAGGCCCAGTGCATCCATGACGTCGGCCATCATCATGCACATTTCGGCGTCGGCTTCCGGGCCGCCTGCCCCGACGGTGTCGGCGTCGAATTGCATGAACTGGCGGAAGCGGCCGGGGCCGGGCTTTTCGTTGCGGAAGACATAGCCCTGGCGGTAGGAGCGATAGGGCTTTGGCAGGCTCTCGAGATTTTCAGCGAAAAAGCGAGCGAGCGGCGCGGTGAGATCGTAGCGCAAGCTCATCCACTGTTCGTCATCGTCCTGC includes:
- the hisS gene encoding histidine--tRNA ligase yields the protein MSEKTKLITPRLPRGFEDRTPGEIAAVGAMINKIRTVYERYGFDPVETPLFEYTETLGKFLPDTDRPNAGVFSLQDDDEQWMSLRYDLTAPLARFFAENLESLPKPYRSYRQGYVFRNEKPGPGRFRQFMQFDADTVGAGGPEADAEMCMMMADVMDALGLEGQYVVRVNNRKVLDGVLATAGVSTDEQKLTVLRAIDKLDKFGPEGVRLLLGAGRKDESGDFTKGAGLPPEQIEPILAYVDSGLPADGIEKGSNAHVVATINTLAGLIGGSETGLQGVQELASIFGLVSAAGFGGRVILDPSVVRGLEYYTGPVFEIELTFKVQNEKGQDVVFGSVGGGGRYDGLVSRFRREPVPATGFSIGVSRLANALKLTGNLGATEPLGPVVVLVMDKEQMAGYQAMVSELRSAGIRAEMFLGNTKNFGKQVAYADKRNSPIAIIEGSQEREQGVLQVKDLIAGKLAAQAITDNAEWKAARPGQFEIKRSELVDAVKKLLSEQ